One Candidatus Limnocylindrales bacterium genomic region harbors:
- a CDS encoding methyltransferase domain-containing protein, with protein sequence MRTKGHTPLGGRKHDRGEGHGSWPSDGRPVAGKRERLKARKPPTELPHHSRIYSDLAGIYDHVFTRVFRRRIDQVVKGLRIPPNAKVLEVGIGTGLSVDAYPPHADVIGIDLSQDMLDQAAQKMDRKRHKHIKLQQGDALNLAFPDESFDFVTAFHVITVVPDPKRMLDEMVRVCRPGGKIVIINHFSSERALIRFVVDRVDPITRHLGWSTKLRLREVLDPGVLVLDKRYKTKPWSLFTIVEARKLGDSRPIRRTR encoded by the coding sequence ATGCGAACCAAAGGCCATACACCGCTCGGAGGAAGGAAACACGATCGTGGGGAGGGCCACGGGTCGTGGCCTTCGGACGGACGGCCGGTCGCCGGCAAACGGGAACGGCTCAAGGCGCGAAAGCCGCCCACCGAGCTGCCGCACCACAGCCGCATCTACTCGGACCTCGCCGGCATCTACGATCACGTCTTCACGCGCGTGTTCCGGCGCCGCATCGACCAGGTCGTCAAGGGCCTGAGGATTCCACCCAACGCCAAGGTGCTCGAGGTCGGCATCGGGACCGGCCTTTCCGTCGATGCGTACCCGCCGCATGCCGACGTGATCGGCATCGACCTGTCGCAGGACATGCTCGACCAGGCCGCGCAGAAGATGGACCGCAAGCGCCACAAGCACATCAAGCTCCAGCAGGGCGATGCGCTGAACCTGGCGTTCCCCGACGAGTCGTTCGACTTCGTGACCGCGTTCCACGTGATCACCGTCGTTCCCGACCCGAAGCGCATGCTCGACGAGATGGTCCGCGTCTGCCGCCCCGGCGGCAAGATCGTGATCATCAACCACTTCTCGAGCGAACGCGCGCTCATCCGCTTCGTGGTCGACCGCGTCGATCCGATCACGCGGCATCTCGGCTGGAGCACGAAGCTGCGGCTGCGCGAGGTGCTCGATCCCGGCGTGCTCGTTCTCGACAAGCGCTACAAGACCAAGCCGTGGTCGCTGTTCACGATCGTCGAGGCGCGCAAGCTCGGGGACTCGCGGCCGATTCGCCGGACGCGCTGA
- the secF gene encoding protein translocase subunit SecF — translation MLELIRNDRNIDFFKLRPWAFGLSGLLTVLGIAALIWRGGPNYGIDFTGGIMLHVKVDPSVTISDMRSAVDRLHLEEGGASVQEYGGAPGEYLLRLATSEPGKANAEAERVRNVLTTELKDKNFTALRTEVVGPRVGAELRQRAILAVLLSTVMMGIYIAFRFDRRFGAGAAIALLHDVMVTVGALAIANMEVDLTVVAALLTIVGYSVTDTVVVADRIRENMHRSTKENLRSLINRSINETLSRTLLTSTTTLLVCTALFIFGGAVIHAFAFSLLVGIVTGTYSSIFIASPIVEMWKDGGTTLGKAT, via the coding sequence ATGCTCGAACTCATTCGAAACGACCGGAACATCGATTTCTTCAAGCTTCGCCCGTGGGCCTTCGGGCTGTCGGGCCTGCTGACCGTGCTCGGCATCGCCGCGCTGATCTGGCGTGGTGGTCCGAACTACGGGATCGACTTCACGGGCGGCATCATGCTGCACGTCAAAGTCGACCCGTCGGTGACCATCTCCGACATGCGATCCGCAGTCGATCGTCTTCATCTCGAAGAAGGCGGGGCGTCGGTGCAGGAATACGGCGGAGCGCCGGGCGAGTACCTGCTTCGACTCGCGACCAGCGAGCCGGGTAAAGCGAACGCAGAGGCGGAGAGGGTACGAAACGTCCTCACGACCGAGCTCAAGGACAAGAATTTCACCGCGCTGCGAACCGAGGTGGTGGGTCCACGCGTGGGTGCCGAGCTGCGACAGCGGGCCATCCTCGCAGTTCTCCTGTCGACCGTGATGATGGGAATCTACATCGCGTTTCGATTCGATCGGCGCTTCGGCGCGGGCGCAGCCATTGCGCTGCTGCACGACGTCATGGTAACGGTCGGCGCGCTGGCCATCGCGAACATGGAGGTCGACCTGACTGTGGTAGCCGCGCTGCTGACGATCGTTGGATATTCCGTTACGGATACGGTGGTCGTCGCCGACCGAATCCGCGAGAACATGCACCGGTCGACAAAAGAAAATCTTCGAAGCCTGATCAACCGCAGCATCAACGAGACGCTGTCGCGTACCCTGCTGACGTCGACCACGACACTGCTCGTCTGCACCGCGCTGTTCATTTTCGGCGGAGCGGTCATCCACGCATTCGCCTTCTCGCTCCTGGTCGGAATCGTCACTGGCACGTACTCGTCGATCTTCATCGCCAGTCCTATCGTGGAGATGTGGAAGGACGGCGGGACGACGCTCGGAAAGGCGACCTGA